In one window of Lynx canadensis isolate LIC74 chromosome A3, mLynCan4.pri.v2, whole genome shotgun sequence DNA:
- the ZFP36L2 gene encoding LOW QUALITY PROTEIN: mRNA decay activator protein ZFP36L2 (The sequence of the model RefSeq protein was modified relative to this genomic sequence to represent the inferred CDS: inserted 7 bases in 5 codons), with product MSTTLLSAFYDIDFLCKTEKSLANLNLNMLDKKAVGTPVAAXPSSGFTPGFLRRHSASNLHALAHTAPSPGSCSPKFPGAANGGSCGSGAAGGPASYGTLKEQSGGGGTALLNKENKFRDRSFSENGERSQXLLHLQQQQQQKGGGGSQINSTRYKTELCRPFEESGTCKYGEKCQFAHGFHELRSLTRHPKYKTELCRTFHTIGFCPYGPXCHFIHNADERRPAPSGGASGDLRAFSARDALHLGFPREPRPKLHHSLSFSGFPSGHHQPPGGLESPLLLDSPTSRTPPPPPSCSSASSCSSSASSCSSASAASTPSGAPTCCASAAAAAAAALLYGTGGAEDLLAPGAQCAACSSASCANNAFAFGPELSSLIAPLAIQTHNFAAVXAAYYRSQQQQQQQQQQGLVPPAQPPAPPSAPLPASSAAPPSPPFSFQLPRRLSESPVFDAXPSPPDSLSDRDSYLSGSLSSGSLSGSESPSLDPGRRLPIFSRLSISDD from the exons ATGTCGACCACACTTCTGTCCGCCTTCTACGATATCGACTTCTTGTGCAAG ACGGAGAAATCCCTGGCCAACCTCAATCTGAACATGCTGGACAAGAAGGCGGTGGGGACGCCCGTGGCCG GCCCTAGCTCGGGCTTCACACCGGGCTTTCTCCGACGGCACTCGGCCAGCAACCTGCACGCACTCGCCCACACCGCGCCTAGCCCCGGCAGCTGTTCGCCCAAGTTCCCGGGCGCGGCTAACGGCGGCAGCTGCGGCAGCGGGGCTGCGGGCGGCCCGGCCTCCTACGGCACTCTCAAGGAGCAGTCAGGGGGCGGCGGCACGGCCCTGCTGAACAAGGAGAACAAATTCCGGGACCGCTCATTCAGCGAGAACGGAGAGCGGAGCCA CCTCTTGcacctgcagcagcagcagcagcagaaggggGGCGGCGGCTCCCAGATCAACTCCACGCGCTACAAAACTGAGCTGTGCCGGCCCTTCGAGGAGAGCGGCACGTGCAAGTACGGCGAGAAGTGCCAGTTCGCTCACGGCTTCCACGAGCTGCGCAGCCTGACCCGGCACCCGAAGTACAAGACGGAGCTGTGCCGTACCTTCCACACCATCGGCTTCTGCCCCTACGGCCC CTGCCACTTCATCCACAACGCCGACGAGCGGCGGCCCGCGCCGTCGGGGGGCGCCTCCGGGGACCTGCGCGCCTTCAGCGCGCGTGACGCGCTGCACCTGGGCTTCCCCCGGGAGCCGCGGCCCAAGCTGCATCACAGCCTCAGTTTCTCGGGCTTCCCGTCTGGCCACCACCAGCCCCCCGGGGGCCTCGAGTCGCCACTGCTGCTCGACAGCCCCACGTCGCGCACGCCGCCGCCACCGCCCTCTTGTTCCTcggcctcctcctgctcctcgTCCGCTTCGTCCTGCTCCTCGGCCTCAGCGGCCTCCACGCCATCAGGCGCCCCGACGTGCTGTGCCTCGGCGGCAGCTGCGGCCGCGGCAGCGCTTCTGTACGGCACCGGGGGCGCCGAGGACCTGCTGGCGCCGGGCGCCCAGTGCGCGGCCTGCTCGTCGGCCTCGTGCGCCAACAACGCCTTTGCATTCGGCCCAGAGCTGAGCAGCCTCATCGCGCCCCTCGCCATCCAGACGCACAACTTTGCCGCCG GCGCGGCGTACTATCgcagccagcagcagcagcagcagcagcaacagcagggCCTGGTGCCCCCCGCGCAGCCTCCGGCGCCGCCCAGCGCGCCCCTCCCTGCCAGTTCTGCCGCGCCGCCCTCACCGCCCTTCAGCTTCCAGCTGCCGCGCCGCCTGTCCGAGTCGCCCGTGTTCGACG CCCCTAGTCCCCCGGACTCGCTGTCTGACCGCGACAGCTACTTGAGCGGCTCCCTGAGCTCCGGCAGCCTCAGCGGCTCCGAATCCCCCAGCCTCGACCCCGGCCGCCGCCTGCCTATCTTCAGCCGCCTGTCCATCTCCGACGACTGA